TAGGTCCACTGCTTCTTTAGGCATTGTATTGTTCACATAAACAGCAATCATCACATTCCATGAAATTACACTCGTCTTTGCCAGCTTCAAAAACATTTCTTTCACATACAAAACATTATCAGAGGATGTGTTTCCTGCAGCTGGCAAGAGGCTAGCCATTGTGCAGGCATTAGGTTTTAACTTTGACCCCTCCATTTCCCTACAAAGCTCCAATGCTTCATTGAACCGTTCATTCTGTGCATACCCAGCAACCATTGAATTCCAAGAAACCACATCTCTACAAGGCATCTCATCAAACATTTGTCGAGCCTCCTTCAAACACTTACACTTCCCATACATGGCAACTAGTCCATTCCCAACAAATAGATTCGAGTCCATCCCGAATTTCAATATAGCACCATGAATTTGCAAACCGGCCCACAAATTATCAGACCCTGAAGATGCCTTTAAGATGCAAACGAAAGTGTACATATCGGGATCAAATCCTTGGCTAGACATGGTTTTATAAACGAAGAAAGCATCACGGTATAAATTGTTGTTAACATAGCTTCTAATCATGACATTAAAGAAAACGACGTTCTTGTCAGTAATTTCATCAAATATGTGGCGTGTTATCCCGGGTTCACCGCAAGCAGCATAAGCTCTCATCAACTTGATGCCAAGGGACGAGTTCCAGCGAAGATAATCATCAGTTAAAACCTTGCAGTGAAGTCTTTTGAGCGTCTTGATATCAGGGTATTGATCCAAAATGCTAGCACACAAGTCTTCAGTGAAAGCTGCAATTTGAGGGACAAATTCATGCTGTTGGATAGATGAACCAAAGATTTTTAGTTGTTTTGCAGTGGAAAAGTAGCGTGAAAGAGGAGCAGTGATCGCTTTCATGAACAGATTTTGATGggggttttgaagtttgagGACTTAAACAGCTagctttttaaaatgttagggaTAAAATTGaacttttatttcaaaaaacaaACTGGGGCAGATGACGACCTGCTTACAAATGGGGAATACAATAAAAAGCGCTAACACAATTCCTCAAAAAGATAGAAAATTAGGTCCTAGAAACAGAGTAATCACTTCCAAAATCTAAATAGCTAATATCAGCAGATTTCAAATTCAATAGCCCTTGTTACCGCGGATCCTAGCCCTCATGTCGAGCTGGCCTCGTTTGCAATTGAAGTAAGTTTCCCTAAGTCCAACGCACTCACTTGGTATACAGGGGCTCTTCTCTCCTGCGCATTCCCTATACGATCGCTTCTCAACCTTAATACAATCGGATTCGCTTAGACACTTGACTAGTTCCATTGCCAAGCCCTTGCAAGACTTTGACATCTCCAATCAGCCGAACAATGACCCGATGAAGACGAGAGAAAAAccctagggtctcttgctgttGAAAGTTGGGGATTCTTCGGGCTTGTCCC
This Manihot esculenta cultivar AM560-2 chromosome 6, M.esculenta_v8, whole genome shotgun sequence DNA region includes the following protein-coding sequences:
- the LOC110617262 gene encoding mitochondrial protein pet191 homolog, with the translated sequence MSKSCKGLAMELVKCLSESDCIKVEKRSYRECAGEKSPCIPSECVGLRETYFNCKRGQLDMRARIRGNKGY